Proteins from a single region of Rhea pennata isolate bPtePen1 chromosome 4, bPtePen1.pri, whole genome shotgun sequence:
- the LOC134140009 gene encoding BCL2/adenovirus E1B 19 kDa protein-interacting protein 3-like isoform X2: MASAGDDGSWVELRSGAGRPDPAPSRFFSCHADVEQMLLEAQLETESGDSPLLVLSPPAWDGGSAGQVSERPGDSELLPACSRPQPGCTHPLQRDVPEEAEWRERCLPTSLAWTRHPEHLTPKEFAFVCSPQPALWSLQGGAVGRKKRLFSSEVLLLFIPSLLLSHLLTLGLGIYIGKRLAASSANPL, translated from the exons ATGGCGTCCGCCGGCGACGACG GCTCCTGGGTAGAGCTGCGCAGTGGTGCGGGGCGCCCCGACCCCGCGCCCTCGCGGTTCTTCTCTTGCCACGCCGACGTGGAGCAGATGCTGCTGGAGGCCCAGCTGGAGACGGAGAGCGGTGACAG CCCCCTGCTCGTGCTGAGCCCCCCGGCCTGGGATGGCGGTAGCGCTGGCCAGGTCAGCGAGCGACCTGGGGACAGcgagctgctccctgcctgcagccggCCCCAGCCTGGCTGCACTCACCCTCTGCAG CGGGATGTGCCGGAGGAGGCTGAGTGGAGGGAGAGGTGCTTGCCAACATCCCTTGCCTGGACCCGCCATCCTGAGCATCTGACTCCAAA GGAATTTGCCTTTGTGTGCTCCCCCCAGCCGGCCCTGTGGAGCCTGCAGGGAGGTGCagtggggaggaagaagagactcTTCAGTtcagaggtgctgctgcttttcatccCCTCGCTACTGCTCAGCCATCTGCTGACCCTGGGACTAGG AATCTACATTGGGAAGCGGCTGGCAGCCTCCTCAGCAAACCCGCTGTGA
- the LOC134140009 gene encoding uncharacterized protein LOC134140009 isoform X1, translating into MLLEAQLETESGDSPLLVLSPPAWDGGSAGQVSERPGDSELLPACSRPQPGCTHPLQRDVPEEAEWRERCLPTSLAWTRHPEHLTPKEFAFVCSPQPALWSLQGGAVGRKKRLFSSEVLLLFIPSLLLSHLLTLGLGIYIGKRLAASSANPL; encoded by the exons ATGCTGCTGGAGGCCCAGCTGGAGACGGAGAGCGGTGACAG CCCCCTGCTCGTGCTGAGCCCCCCGGCCTGGGATGGCGGTAGCGCTGGCCAGGTCAGCGAGCGACCTGGGGACAGcgagctgctccctgcctgcagccggCCCCAGCCTGGCTGCACTCACCCTCTGCAG CGGGATGTGCCGGAGGAGGCTGAGTGGAGGGAGAGGTGCTTGCCAACATCCCTTGCCTGGACCCGCCATCCTGAGCATCTGACTCCAAA GGAATTTGCCTTTGTGTGCTCCCCCCAGCCGGCCCTGTGGAGCCTGCAGGGAGGTGCagtggggaggaagaagagactcTTCAGTtcagaggtgctgctgcttttcatccCCTCGCTACTGCTCAGCCATCTGCTGACCCTGGGACTAGG AATCTACATTGGGAAGCGGCTGGCAGCCTCCTCAGCAAACCCGCTGTGA